In Harmonia axyridis chromosome X, icHarAxyr1.1, whole genome shotgun sequence, a single window of DNA contains:
- the LOC123686502 gene encoding nuclear receptor subfamily 2 group C member 1-like, with protein MDMEQIELCVVCGDRASGRHYGAISCEGCKGFFKRSIRKQLGYQCRGNKNCEVTKHHRNRCQYCRLQKCLSCGMRSDSVQHERKPIIDKKEYNHSLNNFSTNQSNQKIFIKKDLTFESPNYLASNFTPCEIGFQFLQKRIASATNDLSFNLSPSQPSNDDELSSDSTNNGNEETGAAIMAAREKQMISKALESMARLQYLDSDLSSSHDDRCQDYEGPILLEQNVAFNLQIPGTVPSYLNIHYICETGSRLLFLSVHWAKSIPAFQILSSEVQISLLKNCWGELFILGLAQCSHMLSLATILSALISHLHASIAQDKMPANKVKQVTDHILKLQDYVSAMSKLNVNDHEYAYLKIISLFSPDQPELLLKKQLENLQEKACLAFKNHMATSYPDDNNRFIRLILRLSPLRGLDSSIIEELFFSSLLGQVQINSVIPYMLKMGCTTSGNGSGQVKSEDID; from the exons ATGGACATGGAACAAA tcgAATTATGCGTTGTTTGTGGAGACAGAGCCTCGGGCCGTCACTATGGAGCAATTAGTTGTGAAGGATGTAAGGGTTTTTTCAAAAGGTCAATCAGAAAACAACTTGGATATCAGTGCAGAGGGAATAAAAATTGTGAGGTGACTAAACATCACAGAAATAGGTGCCAATATTGCCGATTACAGAAGTGTTTATCTTGTGGAATGAGGAGCGATT CTGTTCAACACGAACGAAAACCAATTATTGATAAGAAGGAATATAATCattcactgaataatttcagtaccaatcaatcaaatcaaaaaatatttataaaaaaagatttaaCTTTTGAGAGTCCTAATTATCTAGCATCCAATTTTACCCCTTGTGAAATTGGGTTTCAGTTTCTACAGAAACGAATAG CCAGTGCCACTAATGACTTATCATTTAATCTATCTCCTAGTCAGCCTAGTAATGATGACGAGCTGTCTTCAGATAGCACTAATAATGGAAATGAGGAAACAGGTGCTGCCATAATGGCAGCAAGAGAAAAACAGATGATTTCAAAAGCCTTAGAATCTATGGCTAGACTGCAATATTTAGATAGTGATTTATCTTCTTCACATGATGATAGATGCCAGGATTACGAGGGTCCTATATTATTAGAACAGAACGTTGCCTTCAATTTACAGATACCTGGAACAGTGCCTTCTTATCttaatattcattatatttgtGAAACTGGTTCCAGACTTCTATTTTTGTCAGTTCATTGGGCGAAAAGTATTCcagcatttcaaattttaag TTCAGAGGTCCAAATATCTCTTCTGAAAAATTGTTGGGGTGAGCTCTTTATCCTTGGATTGGCACAATGTTCACACATGTTATCGTTAGCTACGATATTATCTGCATTAATAAGTCATTTACATGCTTCAATTGCTCAAGACAAAATGCCAGCAAACAAAGTGAAACAAGTAACAGATCACATTCTTAAACTTCAAGACTATGTTAGTGCAATGAGTAAATTAAATGTAAATGACCAtgaatatgcatatttgaaGATAATAAGTTTATTTTCACCGGATCAACCAGAGTTGCTCTTGAAGAAGCAATTGGAGAATCTCCAAGAAAAAGCATGTTTAGctttcaaaaatcatatggcTACCAGTTACCCTGACGATAACAATAGGTTCATAAG GCTTATTTTGAGACTTTCACCACTAAGAGGTCTTGATTCTTCCATAATAGAGGAACTATTTTTCTCAAGCTTGCTTGGACAAGTACAAATCAATAGTGTGATACCTTATATGTTGAAAATGGGATGCACTACTTCAGGAAATGGAAGTGGACAGGTTAAATCTGAAGACATAGATTGA
- the LOC123686500 gene encoding uncharacterized protein LOC123686500 translates to MDSMFKNRNRRGQFEAGPSYESRNNQGYRNPPSFERRFPRDPEYQTKRTTQASKWHDKEGRQPKGNYRLSRSNSGSSESSSLRLTESTKFKNYVCPNCKLPYNYIINSNSLTGKVPRILPCKHTICEECIKKSIQTKNHVQCTICLNTEFDKNHFYEYNHYILGQITCSRFNKAVMDFPNIVLTSDSKNRTSSENKKLAITSHTNEKCGFTSCMNSGTISCTECRGVYCENCDDALHKSGKQLQSHKRVLLQNAPLVLQRCPDHSIDEELFCNDCGVNCCCYCILEKHEGHSRSYLSRLNDEEEVALKNAYENAKIKKQQLLVSSWKVSKMEQTNMMSDLEIEIAQQFADIHAQLYFMEKNLYQQAKQMQDSHFCLAGLTETINSNIQTIDKLINYVEERKTVKYNMKMLLYKLKDMENLPTILISSETVEKPKLVIDDTVKDLEKYVMLEIPDTVTFELINTDEVPKEYQEEEMKQAKIEIEAQSSRSKSSINTEISNNSRSRQNYEVRDNDFFRRQAVYVTHINSLDSFYVQLKENDNRFKQMEQEIRNHISTMLLGVGEVHMKELYLAKGIGDKNKWCRVRVMEKIGEKYKAKFIDFGYSSIVTKDELIYISSSLASKKPFAYECRLDNPSHFQWPKDTHLELAKFLDINKELDMETKEFSNNIRTVVLNINTSIGGSCSVTELLIFGCDALRKGTKIPEPMKENLNSNKIHDNSDVYIVNNSYDVFLRYVFDPWHIYIQKSNYEKSFNNLIKQMTGYYSKTQCDIHLPIKNSYVVVNYRTKYFGEWHRAKILEVITKKRIVNVYLVDIGEYINVLWKDIRKLFEGFKKSECFVVCAKLADVAPLTNNDWTITDEVAIRQFFESFLKRNVKMKILVSHNDPLEVVLFKPEETFDVNLNAELVENNFALSSGKLTDTKIWLHNEEYEKKEENNFLFFKDDTDDEDCDTEMRGPIQQVEIIHFENPDSFFVSFVSKKASAEKLHEEMQIHYKSLKHHPQERNWKVNDKAVIFDESDKMYYRGIIRVIDGNEHCVHFLDKPGYLWVGTEKLRIIQPYFMKNFPNTVFRCHLVNIKPAGDSNKWSNLSVEWFQMLFKKHQDIFIKKIADDESKSSMPVTIWYSKIIQGSALEPSYRKYISIDKKVVEAGLAFWVPNAVPPEPSLPDKEETTTGSEPDSESTTTTCDECDHKSSDTETTDSEATVIPKIGEVKFIDVKHWLSPSKFTRREFFAYVTCAENEGYLYIREEELQKSYEDMQQKITKHFDNIPFSPFVLREDQMVTVRSEGFWYRGVVLSVINKKTAKIMMVDFGSDHIVEINDLRNKIMYPKIPIMVSKIKLYDIHSKNKGWTLSEIETLLSTAPPYGKIVMRSSLSDAIPLADVYDTKGVCLSDRLVALCPNLYRLVNMPKIVTKNENIEVTNEIVQNYSESQSKESDESCEIIPSDFMSDVEQIRKLEENMEEMPIDPTDEETSEEEEIEKDSSEQEDAEDSEQVEENAILESEGEEEHGDLIADEVVPKRFNYAELTKATMERDIISVYDYKTISFYHPDENSTETEFETLTKSIRDNIEDVEPLSKAEIGQPCLCLFEEDNQWYRAKITRVDALECGYVSVIYVDYGNFEVVKFSNLKTIKSEWLEFPVRFVDAIIDYKLLQTDQENVLLKHIQSLAGKTKYIEIIYDDPVIIHVYNENDDTFQLYYDAFIKNGIVQI, encoded by the exons ATGGATTCAATGTTCAAGAATAGGAATAGACGTGGGCAATTTGAAGCTGGCCCATCTTATGAATCGAGAAATAATCAGGGTTATCGGAATCCACCCTCCTTTGAAAGGAGATTTCCTAGGGATCCTGAATATCAAACTAAAAGGACTACGCAGGCCTCAAAATGGCATGATAAAGAAGGACGGCAGCCTAAGGGAAATTATCGTTTATCAAGATCCAATTCAGGTTCTTCAGAGTCATCTTCGCTTCGTCTAACTGAATCTACCAAGTTTAAGAATTATGTTTGTCCTAACTGCAAACTTCCTTACAATTATATCATAAACAGTAATTCTCTAACTGGAAAAGTTCCACGAATTTTACCATGTAAACATACAATATGTGAAGAGTGTATCAAGAAAAGCATACAAACCAAAAATCACGTACAATGCACAATATGTTTGAATACCGAATTTGACAAAAATCACTTCTATGAATATAATCATTACATTCTAGGGCAAATAACATGTTCTAGATTCAATAAAGCTGTAATGGATTTTCCAAATATTGTACTAACATCAGATTCTAAAAATCGAACAAGTtcggaaaataaaaagttggcTATTACTTCACACACCAATGAAAAATGTGGTTTCACAAGTTGTATGAATTCAGGAACAATTTCATGTACAGAATGTCGTGGAGTATACTGTGAAAATTGTGATGATGCCCTTCATAAGAGTGGCAAACAGTTGCAGTCTCACAAAAGAGTTCTGTTACAAAAT GCCCCTTTAGTACTTCAAAGATGTCCAGATCATTCTATTGATGAAGAATTATTTTGTAATGATTGTGGTGTAAATTGTTGTTGTTACTGCATTCTGGAGAAGCATGAAGGTCATTCTCGAAGTTATCTAAGTCGTCTCAATGATGAGGAAGAAGTTGCACTGAAAAATGCTTATGAAAACGCCAAAATAAAGAAGCAACAACTATTGGTTTCTTCTTGGAAGGTTTCAAAAATGGAACAAACTAATATG aTGTCTGACCTGGAGATTGAAATTGCTCAACAATTCGCAGACATTCATGCTCAGctttattttatggaaaaaaatttgtacCAACAAGCAAAACAGATGCAAGACAGCCATTTCTGCCTGGCGGGTTTGACTGAAACTatcaattcaaatattcaaaccaTAGATAAATTGATAAATTATGTAGAAGAACGTAAGACTGTCAAGTACAACATGAAAATGTTGTTGTATAAACTCAAAGATATGGAAAACTTGCCGACAATTCTCATTTCAAGTGAAACTGTTGAAAAACCCAAATTAGTTATTGATGATACTGTTAAGGATTTAGAGAAATATGTCATGCTTGAAATTCCGGACACAGTCACTTTTGAATTGATTAACACTGACGAAGTGCCAAAGGAGTAccaagaagaagaaatgaaGCAAGCCAAGATTGAAATAGAAGCTCAATCTTCTCGATCCAAAAGTTCAATTAACACTGAAATCTCTAATAATTCAAGGTCTAGGCAAAATTATGAAGTGAGAGATAATGATTTCTTTAGAAGACAAGCAGTGTATGTAACACACATAAATTCTTTGGACTCGTTTTATGTTCAGCTCAAAGAAAATGATAACAGATTCAAACAAATGGAGCAAGAAATAAGAAATCACATTAGTACAATGCTATTAGGGGTGGGAGAAGTGCATATGAAAGAACTTTACTTAGCAAAAGGAATTGGCGATAAAAACAAGTGGTGTCGAGTAAGAGTCATGGAAAAAATTGGGGAAAAATATAAGGCGAAGTTTATAGATTTTGGATATTCATCGATTGTCACTAAGGATGAATTGATATATATATCTTCAAGTCTTGCTAGTAAAAAACCATTTGCTTATGAGTGTAGACTGGACAATCCTTCTCATTTCCAATGGCCTAAAGATACACATCTAGAACTGGCAAAGTTCCTAGATATTAATAAAGAATTAGATATGGAAACTAAAGAATTTTCGAACAATATCAGAACAGTTGTTCTAAATATAAACACTTCGATAGGAGGCTCATGTTCAGTTACTGAATTACTTATATTTGGCTGTGATGCTTTGAGAAAAGGTACCAAAATCCCTGAGCCTATGAAAGAAAACCTCAATTCGAACAAAATACATGATAATAGCGATGTTTACATAGTAAACAATTCATATGATGTTTTTCTAAGATATGTGTTTGATCCATGGCATATatacattcaaaaatcaaattatgaaaaatcattCAACAATTTGATCAAACAAATGACTGGTTACTACAGTAAGACTCAATGTGATATTCATCTTCCAATTAAAAATAGCTATGTTGTTGTAAATTATCGCACtaaatattttggtgaatggcacAGGGCAAAGATTTTAGAAGTTATCACCAAGAAAAGAATTGTCAATGTATATTTAGTGGATATTGGAGAATATATAAATGTACTGTGGAaagatataagaaaactttttgaagGTTTCAAGAAATCAGAATGCTTTGTTGTTTGTGCTAAGTTGGCTGATGTTGCTCCTCTAACTAATAATGACTGGACTATAACTGATGAAGTCGCTATTAGACAATTCTTTGAGAGTTTTTTAAAGAGAAATGTAAAAATGAAGATATTAGTGAGTCACAATGATCCTTTAGAAGTAGTTTTATTTAAACCTGAAGAAACGTTTGATGTGAATCTAAATGCAGAACTAGTGGAGAACAATTTCGCtttatcctcaggaaaattaaCAGATACAAAAATATGGCTTCACAAcgaagaatatgaaaaaaaagaagagaataatttcttatttttcaaaGATGATACAGATGATGAAGATTGTGATACTGAAATGCGTGGTCCCATACAGCAGGTAGAAATCATACATTTCGAAAATCCAGATTCATTTTTTGTCTCGTTCGTTTCCAAAAAAGCAAGTGCTGAAAAACTGCATGAAGAAATGcaaattcattataaatcatTGAAGCACCATCCTCAAGAAAGAAATTGGAAGGTCAATGATAAAGCTGTGATATTCGATGAATCTGATAAGATGTATTATCGGGGCATAATACGTGTGATAGATGGAAATGAACACTGTGTACATTTTCTAGACAAACCTGGATATTTATGGGTTGGTACTGAAAAACTAAGAATCATCCAACCTtactttatgaaaaattttcccaACACTGTCTTTAGATGCCACTTAGTAAATATTAAGCCAGCTGGTGATAGTAACAAATGGAGTAATTTATCTGTTGAATGGTTCCAAATGTTGTTTAAAAAACATCAAgacatttttataaagaaaattgCTGATGATGAATCGAAATCGTCTATGCCTGTAACTATTTGGTATTCTAAAATTATACAAGGAAGTGCCTTAGAGCCTTCATATCGTAAGTACATTTCTATTGATAAGAAAGTTGTCGAAGCTGGGTTAGCTTTTTGGGTCCCCAATGCAGTACCCCCAGAACCCAGTCTCCCTGATAAAGAAGAAACCACTACTGGCAGTGAACCGGATTCAGAATCAACTACTACCACATGTGATGAATGTGATCATAAGTCGTCTGATACTGAAACAACTGACTCAGAAGCAACAGTTATTCCCAAAATAGGGGAAGTAAAGTTCATTGATGTCAAACATTGGTTATCACCTTCCAAATTCACTAGGAGAGAATTTTTTGCTTATGTTACATGTGCAGAAAATGAAGGATATCTCTACATTCGAGAGGAAGAATTGCAAAAAAGTTACGAGGATATGCAGCAGAAGATAACGAAGCATTTCGATAATATACCATTTTCTCCTTTTGTACTGAGGGAGGATCAGATGGTGACAGTTCGTAGTGAAGGATTTTGGTACCGAGGGGTTGTTTTATCTgtgattaataaaaaaacagcTAAaataatgatggttgattttggtAGTGATCATattgttgaaataaatgatcTGCGTAATAAAATAATGTACCCCAAAATACCAATCATGGTctctaaaataaaattatacGATATTCACTCAAAAAATAAAGGATGGACTCTTTCTGAAATTGAGACTCTCCTCAGCACAGCACCTCCATATGGAAAAATTGTAATGAGAAGTAGTCTGAGTGATGCAATACCCTTAGCTGATGTTTATGATACGAAAGGTGTTTGTTTAAGTGATAGACTGGTTGCATTGTGTCCAAATCTGTATAGGTTGGTAAACATGCCAAAAATTgttactaaaaatgaaaatattgaagttacCAATGAAATTGTCCAAAACTATTCAGAGTCACAGTCAAAAGAAAGTGATGAATCTTGTGAAATCATTCCCTCAGATTTTATGTCAGATGTAGAACAAATCAGAAAATTAGAAGAGAATATGGAGGAGATGCCCATTGATCCAACCGATGAAGAAACAAGTGAGgaagaagaaatagaaaaagaCTCTTCAGAACAAGAAGATGCAGAAGATTCTGAACAGGTGGAAGAGAATGCTATTCTTGAATCTGAAGGAGAGGAAGAACATGGCGACTTGATTGCAGATGAAGTTGTTCCGAAGCGCTTTAATTATGCAGAATTGACAAAAGCTACTATGGAAAGGGATATAATTTCTGTTTACGATTATAAAACGATATCCTTTTATCATCCTGATGAAAACTCCACAGAAACAGAATTTGAAACTTTAACCAAATCGATCAGAGATAACATTGAAGATGTGGAACCTTTGAGTAAGGCAGAAATTGGACAGCCTTGTTTGTGTTTGTTTGAAGAGGATAACCAATGGTATAGGGCAAAAATTACTCGAGTAGATGCACTAGAATGTGGATATGTTTCAGTGATCTATGTTGATTATGGTAATTTTGAAGTTGTTAAGTTTTCTAATCTCAAAACCATAAAATCAGAATGGCTAGAATTCCCGGTGAGATTTGTTGATGCTATAATTGATTACAAATTATTACAGACTGATCAAGAAAATGTGTTGTTGAAGCATATTCAGTCATTAGCTGGAAAAACTAAATACATTGAAATCATTTATGATGATCCAGTTATTATTCATGTTTATAATGAGAATGATGATACTTTCCAGCTTTATTATGATGCATTCATAAAGAATGGTATagttcaaatttaa